Part of the Juglans regia cultivar Chandler chromosome 14, Walnut 2.0, whole genome shotgun sequence genome, GAAAACGCCCATTGCTTCTTGTAAGAGTGATCAATTCTTGTCTgaaaatgcaaatatttttccttatctTTTCCATCTTTTTGACGATTTTAGATCATCATCTtcagaagaaagaaatataGCATTTGGAAATAAATGCATTTCTGTTTccaattagaaagaaaaaggagtGCGTCAATGAAGGAACTCCCCCCCCTCACCCACCCCCCACTTGTTAGGATTTCAACATCTAATTGCAATTTACAGGTTAGGTTGTTAGTTTATGCGTTTCATAATTAGGAAGAAgtcttaggagacgtttggattcgaagatgacttgagatgtgttgagatgagttgagatagattgtaaaTAGTGCTACAAGCAACTGGTTGGATTGATTAAATCTGTCGGTGCTgaggatataaatatatatatatttttgtattttatttttttgatttgaCCTTGTAGCATTTCTGTTTTTAAGCACAAATTTTCTGACAACAATTTAGATAAGGTGGAAGAATGTTTTATCATTGAGAAATCTTATATACAGTTATGAGTTATGTAagtattgtgtatttttttaaaaaaatagtaagatctatcattaaaaaaattaatttttttatatagatttcaatttttcatatttacttaattttttttaaaaggaatgtgCGACGCTTGTACATTTTGTGagtgcaaatatcatttttctttattattctGTGTCCCACTCTTATTCCTGCAAGTTTAGTTAGTATTTAAATGTAATATGTCATTTCTTTTGATTCAATGATATAGTTATAGGGTGTGCaagtcctcttttttttttaaaaaaaaagaatgtacgagactaaacaataaatattatttttcattttataataattattattatcgaTATAAGTGTTTATgcaatattaatgtttataagTTTGAGTTTCAATAtatgaaaaaaccaaaaaattaagagaatgttttaaaataaagtattaaccaaaataaatgttttgatgGGTTTGTATTGAATACGTTAATAAACAGAATTGTGAACAGATTGATTCCGAACTTGAATTAATGAGAACGTGTAGGGTCAAAACCGGGGTAAAAATTAAAACTCCTTGCACCCCTTTTGGGTTACAAAGGTATGATACTTGTACAGCATTTGGCATGTTTCATGCTGCAAGCTGGTGCTTGATTACCTTAGTAGCACGTTAGCGGTTAgaccatcatttttattaaatttagagAGTCAAACATtaacaaaatgataaattaaatcaaatgaaaaaaaaaaaaaaaaaaggagacaaGATAACTATTATAGTTTGAcaattaatcaaatataaaaaagataggtcaaatatataaaaaataaaatactataaaggAAAACCAAACAggtttaaaaaggaaaaaagaaagattattTAGATGACGTTTGGATAGAGAGTTGAGATAAAGgctgaaagttaaataaaatattattaaaatattaatttttaaatattattattattttaaaatttgaaaaagttgaattatttattatattttgtatataaatttaaaaaagttgtaatgatgagataaaatgaaacacttcttgtatTCAAACCGGGCTCTAGACGAGCTAATAGTCATTGCACAGAACAGGATAACTAGGCTAGAAAGAAGCAAAACATAGGGACTACTCccacattttacatttttattgcTTGAATGTTATGCCACTGGAAGTCTGGAAGATGTACCGTTAATTTGCGACACCGTCCACACATTTTCCTTTTGGTTATTACTATTGTCTTTTGAGTTCCTGCCCACATCGAAAACAAAAGAATGAGGTTAGTGAGATTGTATGGCCTAAGTAATAATAACTAATGCAGAGAAGGGATATCGCTAAATAACTTATTGTTCGATCAGTATCGTAACCAAACCTGCCGCTGGTATACATGTCTTACCTATCCATCATAAACCACAATTGCCAAAATGTTCGGAAATTAAAAACCATCTTgtctataaaaaatttttcaaatcactAACCTTCTTATACTGGGATCGATGAGACTTCAATAACTGGCCTAACATGAATGAAAAGTTACAGCAGATATATATCTTGAACCTAATCTCATGGCCACAGGGCTAGCTCGTAGTATCTTTTAAATACTAAGCTATACTTTGTATACAAAAAAGAATACAATATAGGTTATTTGATTTACTCATCTTATGAAGCAGCACCTCCCACAAAGCATGATATCAATCCCCCCCCAACCACTATCATTTGTTGGCGTTTCGccaaaaaaaaactgaaagaaaagatgaagatgGGGATGAGTTCACCCCAATGACGAGGAGAAATACTGGCCTTGTTATAATTTGAGGTTTATGCTATAATAATACATCAAATATCAGACTAATTTCAACTCTTCCGTAAAGAAGATGGCAATAATGACAGTGATGGGACCTTGAACTAAAGACATTGCAACTGCATTGTTAGGATCTTACCAGTCAAGGAAATATGTTGATCTGAATCTATAAGCTTGTACCATAAACACGGATTATCTGTGCAATTGGGCCCTGGCAACATGGACACTTAGCTTCTGCATTCTTGCAGTGATCCTCGGTGCAATTGGCACATAGAACTTGATGGGCACATGGCAGGAAAACAACAGAAACTTCATTTTCCATACAGATCAAGCATATTCGATCATGGACGATTTCTTCCTCAGAAAAATCTAGCAGTTCACTTAAATCAGGAAGCATCACCCCAACTGTATCTTCCTCAGGTCTTGCAGAAACATCTTGTAGATGATTTGGATTGCTGGAATCTAAAGATAATTGGAGAGAGGATATTTCCTGCTCAAGTCGCAGCTTGTCATCTTTACAACGCTGATAATCTAGGTCCATCTTTTGCCGCAAGGCACCATGCTTTCTTTTTATGTCGACCTCCACTTCTTTCTTTAATCTCTGTTCTTCCTGCACATGGGCTATGGCAAGCTCTTTAGCTTCTACTTCCTGCCGCCACATCACCTGTACTTAAAAccatttatcaaattttatttcctGAATTGAATAATACATATAGGTTCAATGTGTCTGACAGGAAATACATGAGGTGCAATTACTGCACAACTTTTACATAGATGCATGACTGAAAACTTGTTTCCAAAAAGTTTATGAGGTATCTAGCTTGCTCTTAGAAAATTCCCATCATAACAAGCATCCACGTTAAACAGACAGAAGCGGGTATTGCCTTTGCTTCTGAACTTTGGACCCCATTTCTCTTACCTTGGAAATAATGGGGCCATACAATTAATGGTCAGCAAATGACCTTattcaagaaaatgaaaaatgcatgGAGGAGAAAACACGTAAAGAGTCACTGGTGTTTGCCAATTTGATTATATGGTCATAACTAAATTTAAGATTCTTTCAGACCAAGGACTTCTTCgaagtgtttattttttttatggatgtcTGTAAGTGATGTGCTTCAATTTCTCTCTTCCATGTTCTCTGTATTTTAAAGCCCCCAAGACCCCCTGGTGTCTATAATCAATTCTGTACTTAGAAAATATGATGGTAAACTACAATGGAAAAGGCAAGGAGGATGGTGGGGCGAAAAAGACAATAAGATACAAGTTTCAACAAGTTTTAAGAAAACCTCTGTCCAGAACTTGAGTAGGTGTGACTAGTATGATGATATTTATATCGCAAATAACATAGAGAGCCTGCTTCATGCAAAAAATGGTTAAGACGAAAGGAGTTGAGATATTGACAACATAGCTCAATAAACAATTGAAAAGTAATAGTCATGGTCTACTTCCAGAAGAAAGTTATGCACCTCAGTTTCCTCCTGAGCCTTTTTGAGGTCGAACAACTGCTGATGTAAATGCGAGgacttctttttctcctcttcaaTCTCCTCCCGGTATTTGTTGTTCTGTTTCTCCAAGGCCAAGATTTTCTTCAAGCACTTATTTTCCCTCCTCCCAACCTCCATGCACATTTTATCTGACTCCGATGCACTCAACTTAAAAGCCTCAACCTCTGCTCTGATTTCTGCATTTTTTGCTGAAATATTTCTGTTAGCTAGTTTTGCAAGGTCTGCTTGACAACCAGCCCTCCTCAGAGCATTCTCCAGTTGCATAAGCTTCTTTAAGGCCTCCTTATTAACTTCCACTTCGTCATTCTTTGCTTGCCGTTCTCCTCCATTCTCTACTCTCAACATCTTGATCTCTGAAAGATCATGGCTGAGCTTTTTAGCAGCTTGAACCACTTTCTTCTGAGCCCACTCCTTTCGGTCCTTCACCTGTTGCTTGATATCTTTAATATTCTGGACTAAACTTGAGATGATTTCAATCTTAGGATCGAGGGATTCACTCTCTGACTGCTCATTTAGCCTTAAATCACCAAATCCACCCAAAATTAAGTTAACCATACAAGAGTCCTCCCATTCAAGTGGTTCAGTTGATTTTTTCCTTGGCAAGGAGGTCTCTGTGGCCTGCATTTTTGGAGACATCTTAACTGTAGCACGGCAAGCAGCTGCAAAAGTTTCAATGTTCATTTTCAACATAGCTTCCAACGATGGTGTATGCTTTAAGCTCTTAACAACATTAAACTTTCTATCTAACCAAAAACCAAGGTCCTCTGACGGACCATTTTTGCTTAAATCATCGGACTGGCCATCACCAGAAAACTGATCACTTTGAACTTCACAAACCTCGATAGATGCATTAACTAAACTGTCATCCTCAGCCACCTGATCCTCACACTCATTTGTCGAAAATGGTACTTTTATGGTACTGGATACCCCCAAATGAAAATTGCTCATGAGGAGACACCGCATGGCATCTCTTTTGATCAAGTTGGGCCGAACTTGGCGAAGCAAGTAAATCATGACCGCAAGCGAATTTTTAACCAACATCTTCATATCCCCAAAAACCTGTTGGCCTTGTATATAAGTTCCATCATCAAGTACAAAACcagttttgatataattaagCGAATTTTGCACAATGTTTGTCAAAATATCCATGTCACCAAACCCGTGTCCATTTGTCAAGATCGCCTTCAGCACAACATCATGTGAATAGCCATGACATATTAACCTCACATAAGCTTCATTATAAATCATTTCGAGTTTCTTTTGAAGCAATTCTTCCAACTGTTGCTCAGagtaatatttcaagtttttcatGTCAAAATCCGTACTCACAGACGGTTTCAGATTAACATTACTGGTATCGTTATTCTTGCTTGAATCACCATATGATGAAGTTTGGCCCAGTTCAGGGTTTTGGTCACATTTTCTTGGAGTAGGATAATATTCAGCTTGAACCAATTCAGAATCAGGTTCTGTTGTCTCTGGGAGGTGGTGGTTCTCTTCATCATTGTCGTTATTGAGTTTCTTGGACTGGGGATTTTGGTTGCTCTTGGCATGTTTTTCTGAGCCACCCATTTGTGGACACTGAAAatggatttaaaatagaatatatatcaAAACATGAATCCTAAAACCCTGTCACCTTAAGCAAACAAAACTTCTGAGCTCCTCAGATTTATGTACtgcaccacccccccccccaacgTAACTCGCAAGAGCAATAACAATCTCAACTGAACAGAAaagcaaacaagaaacaaaaaagaaagaagatgggacaaaaaaaaaaaactagccaaCATTTTAGCTGAACATCTTCTTATCTTCAGTTTTCCTGTAACCAAATCCATTTGCATATACCATACTCAACCAAAATCTAAAAGCTTTCAACCttcaatttgttttcttatgATAATAGAATCACATAAAGACTAAATGAAATTCCAAATAACCCCTTAGTTATTTTTCCTCTTATTGATTCTCCTGCATTTtcttctcggcaaccaaacagcaaacaaaataaaatcacgaATTTTCGACAAACAAAGTTCATGCTTCTGAGATAATCATTCAAGCAACGCTTAGAGACACTAACCTGTTACTGGAATGTGGTCTGAACTTTAAGTCCTGAGAGAGCTCGAGAGGTAGAGAGAGCGCTCGCCGCTCAAAGTGGAACTCTGCAAGTGAGAGAGCCCCCTGGCACCAATGCATTTCGAATTAGGGGGGGTTTAACTCCTCTACAGCTTGATTATAGCATTCAACTTACAACTGCTAATTTGCTTCCAATATTCTTCCGCCACGTAGTCCAAATAGATTTCTGTGACTGAATGAAGGTTATATGAGTCTGTAGGAGACTGTAGGAGATCCGGAAGCTCTCCAACTTCCCATTTCAGGCAGTGGGAGGGATGCCATGCTCTTCAACTGGCGTTCCAGAAGGACAAATAATATGATGCCAAGTAAGCCCATCTAATCAACCGTTGAACTCGTGGAGGATGGTTCTTGAGAAACTGTGACGAATTCTTTAACATGGGCTGTCACTTGAGTGCTTCTCGGCTTGTGTGCATGGTTTACACCTTGCAACACTATGCCTTTATTACAAGGTAAGAAAGAAGCTCTTTGagatttctcttttttctgaGTAGATCTCTCctaagaagaaaatttatggaaTGGAGATTTTATTCCAAACACGACACCCAATAACTATTTATAATGATACGTTTATTTGTAAATATGGATTTAAAGTTTAAAGCAAATAATTTTTGGAAGAACAATGATAGATATATTAACTGGTTTactttcaaaattaaaactcaaaactttaaaaattttaaaaacttttcatctcatcgttataatttttttaaattctcacacaaaataaaataaacaattcaacttttcaaatttcaaaacaaaaataatattaagaaatatattttcacaatattttattcaactttttaattttaatctcaactcatctcatttcatttctaaaaataaacgaaaatagagaaatgctacTCTCACTGATCGCCCCTCTTGCTTGACATGGAATGTCCGCATGGTAagattaataagtaaaatttgaataatccaTTTTGAGAAGGCTTATGTCTTTAAAGAAACCCCTTCAACCCATCTCTGTAACGATGGAGATCCACCAGTCAATCATTAACGAAACCTAGGCAACCTATCCCAGACCTTTTCCACATCGTCCAAAAGGCAAGCCATACCAGTTCTAGTTCTAGTTCTAGTTCGTTCTTCAAATCCATTTCGTTTTTCCTCAACGAATTATTAAATTGAACCCAATATACAGTCAAATATAACAAGATAATCACATACACAAAATCTTAATGTAAGAGAAAATGATGGAATGTTAATGAAAATACCtacataaataataactaaGGAGCCTCAGATTTGTGGTTGTTGTGGATGCCGAAAATGGAGCTACGGACTACAACTGCATGTCGGACGCTGCGCTTGGAGGCTGATGTCGGATTGGGAAATTCACACAGAGAGGAGAAATGGGTCTTAGTGTTTCACGATGCAATGAAAATCCCCCTTTTATGTTTTACGTTTttgttcctttccttttttaaaaaaaataataattacacgTGACATGTCATGTCAAGAGGGAAGTGCGAGTGGGAGATGCAAGCGGTGGCTGTAGAATGACTCTATTAAATAAGCGgtaattaatatgaatataattaacaacttctatcactacaacaaaaatgcatttttcCCACAAGCAACTTTGTTTAAAATAGTCAAAGTTATTGCCAGTAATAACCTTTTCCCGCCACTTCAACCTGTAGCGAACTCCCTAGAAATAATTGGCAATAGATAATACCATTACCTGTGAAATTTAATTGTTGTCTGAAATACTATTATTTCTGGTATATGATGGTCATTGAAAATATAGAATTTTCGTGAAAAATATGTCACACATGAGTGGAGCTTACTCACCAAAAAAGTTTATTGTGGCGAATGATGTCGccaaaaatgaatatttcaGACAATAAATATGGCAGTAAATGctttttttcttatatgaaAAGTTCATTAGTAATAAGTTTTTCTTGCGTGCTTACCTTACCGGAAAAATATTTCTTGCTAAATATTTCACAGGAAATAACTATTTTCTGCgtttcaaaattctattttgAGCATGAACCATTGTagtgtgaaaattaaaaaatattggagtTGGAACCTGATTGGTAgaaaattatcacaaaaaaagAGCCATCATGAGTTAGGCATCGATCAACGATTAATCAGATTTTATCATCTTCAGTTATATTAAAATGTTACAAATATCAATGTGATTTATAagcataataaaattaaatatcatgAGGCGTCTCTCTTATTAGTGACTTATTGCTGAATcaatattatctaaaattatcttgcATGGTCCAGTTTCATATAACACGTACGACGTACATGTAGGATGGCAATAGAATGCATCTCGCGCGCGGATCATGTATCATGACTTCATTgatctctttttcctttttttttttttctttctttcttttgtttcaaaagaatatttgtttttgtcAAATTAAAGCTTTTTAAATTCCTTTTCAACTCTTGTTTTGAGTTTAAGTAGAGAGATTCTACATTTCTTTAggaacatttatttatttatttatttaaaaaaagcctaaataaaaagacaaaacacCCCTTTCACATTATGATTAATTAGGTCATAAATACACATATATCTAACATCTCGATCGAGCTAAACCCTTAAAGTTGacttaaaatttaattgatattcCATGACCAAAGCAGCAAATAGATAAGAAAATATCGgataaactaacaaaataaaagatggataattaattttgtaaaaattaatagacAAAACGAAGTAAATTAACTACAATCTAGCTATCTGCGTAAGAGATATTGAACATCATGAATAAGTAATTATCTGCTTATGATCTACATGCATGGCGACGTTTTTGTTGGAGTCTAGTAGAGTAAAAAGTCAGAGCTTGAGTTTTCCTGACTTTTTCCTAATTGATTGtgatgatcttatatatatatatacgtgaaTGTGTTAATTTCTAGTAAAGTCTTTGACTCAAACTTATGTGCTTTCTTCCCTGTTCATGCGGATAAATGGTGGTGGTGCTCCAGTTTCACAATCAACCACGCTTGGGTCACATCGCAAACCGTTCTAGTCAAAGCCTTTGAGCGGTTTTTGCGGCTGTAATTTTAGTTTGCGTAGGTCATGACTGAGTCAGACTGACGCTACaattcccaaaaataaaataaaaggaaattaatttaaaaataaaaataattttataatttgaactACCATATTAAATCAAGttagtttatataatttatttatgactaACATATTTCTCTTTAAGATTTAGAGGGAGAGATAGATAAATG contains:
- the LOC108980696 gene encoding MND1-interacting protein 1-like, with the protein product MGGSEKHAKSNQNPQSKKLNNDNDEENHHLPETTEPDSELVQAEYYPTPRKCDQNPELGQTSSYGDSSKNNDTSNVNLKPSVSTDFDMKNLKYYSEQQLEELLQKKLEMIYNEAYVRLICHGYSHDVVLKAILTNGHGFGDMDILTNIVQNSLNYIKTGFVLDDGTYIQGQQVFGDMKMLVKNSLAVMIYLLRQVRPNLIKRDAMRCLLMSNFHLGVSSTIKVPFSTNECEDQVAEDDSLVNASIEVCEVQSDQFSGDGQSDDLSKNGPSEDLGFWLDRKFNVVKSLKHTPSLEAMLKMNIETFAAACRATVKMSPKMQATETSLPRKKSTEPLEWEDSCMVNLILGGFGDLRLNEQSESESLDPKIEIISSLVQNIKDIKQQVKDRKEWAQKKVVQAAKKLSHDLSEIKMLRVENGGERQAKNDEVEVNKEALKKLMQLENALRRAGCQADLAKLANRNISAKNAEIRAEVEAFKLSASESDKMCMEVGRRENKCLKKILALEKQNNKYREEIEEEKKKSSHLHQQLFDLKKAQEETEVMWRQEVEAKELAIAHVQEEQRLKKEVEVDIKRKHGALRQKMDLDYQRCKDDKLRLEQEISSLQLSLDSSNPNHLQDVSARPEEDTVGVMLPDLSELLDFSEEEIVHDRICLICMENEVSVVFLPCAHQVLCANCTEDHCKNAEAKCPCCQGPIAQIIRVYGTSL